From the Daucus carota subsp. sativus chromosome 8, DH1 v3.0, whole genome shotgun sequence genome, one window contains:
- the LOC135148320 gene encoding uncharacterized protein LOC135148320 isoform X3 — MVSVLCLQGELKLVAGRLSDHKPTAFSHTMARILQVYLKFHDYCSPAVVTGKNQQITLHSCRTEFLFPFAENQKLAPEQSRQTSRITCTKDHHSRVPEQGSQTVRPEYKHQSL, encoded by the exons TGTTATGCTTACAGGGAGAGTTGAAGCTGGTGGCAGGGAGATTGAGCGACCATAAACCAACTGCATTTTCCCAT ACAATGGCGAGGATACTGCAGGTATACTTGAAGTTTCATGACTACTGCTCACCAGCAGTAGTAACCGGAAAAAACCAGCAG ATCACTCTACATAGCTGCCGAACAGAATTTCTTTTCCCATTTGCAGAAAACCAGA AACTAGCACCAGAACAATCCAGACAGACCTCCAGGATCACATGCACAAAGGATCATCACAGCAGGGTTCCAGAACAGGGCAGTCAAACTGTCCGGCCTGAATACAAACACCAGAGTTTGTAA
- the LOC135148320 gene encoding uncharacterized protein LOC135148320 isoform X2 gives MVSVLCLQGELKLVAGRLSDHKPTAFSHTMARILQVYLKFHDYCSPAVVTGKNQQKITLHSCRTEFLFPFAENQKLAPEQSRQTSRITCTKDHHSRVPEQGSQTVRPEYKHQSL, from the exons TGTTATGCTTACAGGGAGAGTTGAAGCTGGTGGCAGGGAGATTGAGCGACCATAAACCAACTGCATTTTCCCAT ACAATGGCGAGGATACTGCAGGTATACTTGAAGTTTCATGACTACTGCTCACCAGCAGTAGTAACCGGAAAAAACCAGCAG AAGATCACTCTACATAGCTGCCGAACAGAATTTCTTTTCCCATTTGCAGAAAACCAGA AACTAGCACCAGAACAATCCAGACAGACCTCCAGGATCACATGCACAAAGGATCATCACAGCAGGGTTCCAGAACAGGGCAGTCAAACTGTCCGGCCTGAATACAAACACCAGAGTTTGTAA
- the LOC135148320 gene encoding uncharacterized protein LOC135148320 isoform X1 yields MKILKANAGALTNFEVLEFLRSRGAGKDTTRVIAPVAPSEYKVFDYLEQSVACNQTKESITDFISRSEKFKLAKAEIINVINIRPSSVVEIDSIVEDCDGRFGENIDELVDMVAEVFPLPTSIETNEAENGAQPS; encoded by the exons ATGAagat ATTGAAAGCCAATGCTGGGGCACTTACAAATTTTGAGGTACTTGAATTCCTGCGGTCTAGGGGGGCTGGAAAAGACACCACACGTGTTATAGCTCCTGTAGCACCATCAGAATATAAG GTTTTTGATTATTTGGAGCAAAGTGTGGCTTGTAATCAAACAAAAGAGAGCATCACTGATTTCATTTCAAGGAGTGAGAAATTTAAACTTGCAAAAGCTGAGATCATTAACGTCATTAACATTAGACCTTCTTCTGTTGTCGAAATCGACTCG ATTGTGGAAGATTGTGACGGACGATTTGGAGAAAATATTGATGAATTAGTGGATATGGTGGCAGAAGTGTTTCCTTTACCAACTTCAATTGAAACTAATGAGGCCGAGAATGGTGCTCAGCCAAGTTGA